Part of the Zingiber officinale cultivar Zhangliang chromosome 6A, Zo_v1.1, whole genome shotgun sequence genome, TATactttataattaatttcaaccaATTTTAATAGATTAGACACATTACGTATAATATAGTATTCTTAGTTTTATAGcttattaattgtaattcaaaccaAACTAATTCATATATTTTTTCCTACAATTATTTAGTCTGACAAAGGGAAAAAGAAATTACGAATATATGAAGAATTGTGTATGCAAAGTGGTTTTACACATCGGGAAATCTGTATCTGATCTTTTGCTTAGAGAGTAATAGGATTGCCTTTTTATATAGAATATAAGACTGAATAAATCTTCGCTTAATCCCATATCATGACGACCGCGATGACTCCAATTCCCAGCACCACTGCGAGCCACCGCACGAAGGGCGTGTCCACTGCCACCGGCGAGCGTGGTCTGTACCCCTTGGCGAACAAGTGGTTGATGGCGACGTAGACAAAGACGCCGCAGGCGAAGCCCATGGAGATGGCGTAGATCCAGTCTGCGACGCGGCCCTGCGTAGTGGCGTCGATGATGATGCCAATGGCGATGCCGATGGGGCTGGAGATGGCGAAGGCGAAGGAGTAGACTGCGCAAGAGATAAGGGGGCGGCTGGGCAGCATCCGCAGCAGTGCGATGCCCATCGCGATGGCCGCGAACACCTTGTGCAGGCTGATCGTCCACAGCGCTCGCCATGCGTCACCTTTGGTCTCTGCATCCAGAAGAACAGATCTTGTTGAAATTAAAGAAAACTAACGGACATTTTAACAAATTGTAAACGACAAGGGCAGCTTAAAGAACAGCTAAACTTGGGGGGATTTTTTCAGAAATTCTCTGATATTATTATACTTCTTTGTTGACTATTCTGCGCGTAAAATATGAAAGATGCCATCTTGTTTAATTTTCTGGCTGAGTTGAATGTTTCTTTTCATGTTTACTTTTCTGCAGTCACCTCAatagttttcaatttttttttcctacCATATGTAAGCGAAGAATAAGTGAATGGTTCTGCTACATTCCATTCATTTCACATTTCATTAACAACTAGaacaaaaaaaagaaggaaagatTCAGGAATTAGCAATGAAATCAAAACAGAAAGGCCATGGAATCAGAAATTGTACCTGCAACTCCAATTGCTATTCCTTCAAAAACAGAGTGGAAGCACAAAGCCACAATCAACAGTATACTATCTCCAAGTGAACTTGCATCCCTAAGCAGAGATGGAACAGAGTGATTTCCAGCTCCATGCCCATTCTGCAGGAAGAAATATAAACCAACAACTGTTCATATTGTCATTTCTCACAGCAGATATCCGTGACCTTGAGAAGTAGATAACTGTTTAATGATcatcaattttaatattattctGTCGCTATTTTGTGTGATTGGTTCACGTTCGATTAAATGATAATTCGATCCTACTGTTCTCAGAATACCAGATAAAGACAGTGTTTTTAATCATGAAGACAGCCGCAAGCAAACTCACCTCTTGTCGAACCTGTGAGACTTCGTCCACGCTGCTTTGCTTACTCTGCTGAAGACCAATTCCTGTAACAAGACAAAAGTTTCCACCCAAAAAATCATTATGAATTCCATAAAAAATagtagttgtttttttttttttgcaagcttCTGATCATAAGCAATGGTTAATTTAGATTGATGATAATTTCTTAGACAATACAAAGGAAAAAATTGATCAATAAAGCGTAGCAATAATTCCTCTTTTGTTCAATAATTTGTGACTTCAGAAGTTGTAATCCAACAGTGGAACGGGGAATCAAAGAGGGGGGAAGGATAAAATGAGAACAAATTTACAAGGTACCTTGCTGGTTCTCCACATCTCGCACGGTCTGCCCTCTCGCCACTACGAAAGATATGGCGACATCAGCGAGCAAGGTCAAGGCGTAGCCGGCGCAGGCGAGCATGAAGGCGAAGGGGTAGTCAACGTGCGTCAGATCCCCAAAAGTTTCGTTCGAGTCGCTGAGGAAATGAATCATGGCGGTGGCTAAAAAGACGCCGCCGGCGAACTGGGTTCCCAGGGCCAAGAAGGCCTCGTTCCACTTGAGGAAGTAAGGGGACACACCTCCGAAGAAGGTCGCAAAGAAGATGGCGATGAGACACCAGATCTTGGTGAGTATGAGCGACTTGGAGCGGAGGTCGGGATGGCCGGCGCCAGGTTCGTCCGCGTCGGCATCGGCGTCGTCGCTGCCGCCGCCGTGGGCGAGGATGGAggtggagagggagaggaggaggagaagggcgaGGAGATGTCGAGATTGAGCCATGGTTGAGGAGGTGCCGCGGAGGGTGggtttgagaatttttttttcttctaaaatagAGCTCTGCTCTGGCTTATGGCAACTTAGGGATGAGTGAAAATGGGCCTTGTGTCGATGTAGTACGAGAGAGACATGTAAACGTACTACATCAATGAAGAAAAAGTTGTACTATAACCCTATGTTTGAATGGGATAATGGGAGGCTCATGGAAAGGGAAGGGAAGAATGGATAATGAGAGGTTCATGGAATGGGAGGATGATTTTCTTATCCTCCGATTTAGAGTAAGAAAATAATTCATTTGAAGGGTAATGGAGGATAAAAATTTCCCCTCCCTCCTCTCCCCTCTTTCCCTCACTTCATTCTCAAATAAGGGTAAATGCTGTTGGTACAATATCTCTTCAGTTAAGATTGATCGGTTTAACTAAGTTGAGTTGGTTTaaatttgagtcttgatgtttgataatatatgatgATTGCAGGTATAATTGTCCGTTTGGAGAGATTATTAGAGAAATTCttctctggtcaaggtttgattagtttgatgtgaagaaaagtcaagtaggtcacggttgac contains:
- the LOC121998800 gene encoding zinc transporter 2-like; its protein translation is MAQSRHLLALLLLLSLSTSILAHGGGSDDADADADEPGAGHPDLRSKSLILTKIWCLIAIFFATFFGGVSPYFLKWNEAFLALGTQFAGGVFLATAMIHFLSDSNETFGDLTHVDYPFAFMLACAGYALTLLADVAISFVVARGQTVRDVENQQGIGLQQSKQSSVDEVSQVRQENGHGAGNHSVPSLLRDASSLGDSILLIVALCFHSVFEGIAIGVAETKGDAWRALWTISLHKVFAAIAMGIALLRMLPSRPLISCAVYSFAFAISSPIGIAIGIIIDATTQGRVADWIYAISMGFACGVFVYVAINHLFAKGYRPRSPVAVDTPFVRWLAVVLGIGVIAVVMIWD